The following proteins are encoded in a genomic region of Brevinematia bacterium:
- a CDS encoding UTP--glucose-1-phosphate uridylyltransferase, translated as MKGVIISAGYGSRFFPVTKTVPKEMLPLYNIPSIHFAVAELMEAGIEDIIVVTSRRKKTLDDYFDVEFELETFFKGSGKEELIKPYSVNVCFVRQKRMMGVGNAILEASSFIGREPFILLYPDDIVISSPSLSKRLIDLHKVTGKSVLSLVNKSGEDVSRFGVVKVVEKSGFFEVEKVIEKPKPGEAPSGYIAIGRYLFTNELIELLRDEWDRFGGKGEFYHISSLNKLCSMGRVVGLEVDGKDFFDTGTPIEYSKAFIRFLVEHSEVRNEMKEWLRRYVERSL; from the coding sequence ATGAAGGGAGTAATAATATCTGCAGGTTATGGAAGTAGGTTTTTTCCAGTTACGAAAACTGTTCCTAAGGAGATGCTTCCTTTGTATAATATCCCTTCAATACATTTTGCTGTGGCTGAGCTTATGGAAGCTGGAATAGAAGATATAATTGTTGTGACTAGCAGAAGAAAGAAAACATTAGATGACTATTTTGATGTAGAGTTTGAGCTTGAGACATTCTTTAAGGGAAGTGGTAAAGAAGAGTTGATAAAGCCTTACAGTGTTAATGTATGTTTTGTTAGGCAGAAGAGGATGATGGGGGTGGGTAATGCTATTTTGGAAGCTTCTAGTTTTATAGGTAGAGAACCTTTTATTCTGCTTTATCCTGATGATATAGTGATTTCATCACCGTCTCTGAGTAAAAGGCTTATTGACTTACACAAAGTCACTGGAAAGAGTGTATTGTCTTTGGTTAACAAAAGTGGTGAGGATGTTTCAAGGTTTGGGGTAGTGAAAGTGGTGGAAAAGAGTGGTTTTTTTGAGGTAGAAAAAGTTATTGAGAAACCAAAGCCTGGTGAGGCTCCGTCAGGTTACATTGCAATAGGAAGATACCTTTTCACAAATGAGCTTATAGAGTTGCTTAGGGATGAATGGGATAGGTTTGGAGGGAAAGGGGAGTTTTATCATATTTCGTCTTTGAACAAGTTGTGTAGTATGGGAAGGGTGGTGGGACTTGAAGTTGATGGTAAGGATTTTTTTGATACAGGAACACCGATTGAGTATTCAAAAGCGTTCATAAGGTTTCTAGTTGAGCATTCTGAGGTTAGAAATGAGATGAAGGAGTGGTTAAGAAGATATGTAGAGAGATCCCTGTGA
- a CDS encoding YraN family protein, which produces MQLSEIAKRKDKIISRILKTHNISINELREILTSYLEGINLSWMIVEKFGLEKKVENWFIFSQTLLNYVLKNKFHCYLNIGRETELKGCRYLSSLGFSIISLNYHSRNGEVDIICYDGKSIRFVEVKSTFSKFIPEEKLSKGKANKILTVSEDFISEIDYQDVGYDALVLSEGIFKYYKDYLV; this is translated from the coding sequence AAAGATAAGATCATTTCCAGAATACTAAAAACTCATAACATCTCCATAAACGAGCTGAGAGAGATACTAACCTCTTATCTTGAAGGAATAAATCTCTCCTGGATGATTGTTGAGAAGTTTGGCCTTGAAAAAAAAGTTGAAAACTGGTTCATCTTCTCACAGACCCTGTTGAATTACGTTCTAAAAAACAAATTCCACTGTTACTTAAATATAGGGAGAGAGACGGAGCTAAAGGGATGCAGATACCTTTCTTCTCTAGGTTTTAGCATAATATCCTTAAATTACCACTCTAGGAATGGTGAGGTGGATATAATCTGCTATGACGGTAAATCTATAAGATTTGTTGAAGTTAAAAGCACATTTTCAAAATTTATTCCTGAGGAGAAGCTTAGCAAAGGAAAAGCTAATAAAATACTCACTGTATCCGAAGATTTTATTAGCGAAATAGATTATCAAGATGTTGGATATGACGCTTTAGTTTTGAGCGAGGGCATATTTAAGTATTACAAGGACTACCTTGTATAG